In Saccharomonospora marina XMU15, one genomic interval encodes:
- a CDS encoding helix-turn-helix transcriptional regulator, whose translation MARTQDSPRRGGSNGTWTFLSNHAHVLICLSRDPHQTIPSIAEQVGITPRAVQLILADLVEGGYVERTRVGRRNHYRVNPEGPLRHPLEAEHRVGDLIAALGPRGSAKPGK comes from the coding sequence ATGGCGCGGACCCAGGACTCGCCCCGGCGCGGCGGCTCCAACGGCACGTGGACGTTCCTCAGCAACCACGCGCACGTGCTGATCTGCCTTTCGCGCGATCCGCACCAGACCATCCCCTCGATCGCCGAGCAGGTCGGGATCACGCCCAGGGCGGTGCAACTGATCCTCGCCGACCTCGTCGAGGGCGGCTACGTGGAACGCACCAGGGTCGGCCGCCGCAACCACTACCGCGTCAACCCCGAAGGACCGCTGCGCCACCCGCTGGAGGCCGAGCACCGCGTCGGTGACCTGATCGCCGCACTCGGCCCCCGTGGCAGCGCGAAACCGGGTAAGTAG
- a CDS encoding TetR/AcrR family transcriptional regulator, with the protein MASNPRAPAGDTSGLGRPRDPGVDRRVLRAAAEVFGESGWGSFTVDAVARRAGVGKASIYLRWPNKEALLSDALAALVGRVSDIDTGSVRHDLVRLAEQMLKSYFGVSGRATVRLMLEASRIPGVSHTLERLRESQVLAARAIVRRGIARAELREDASVTLLLDAICGGCLNHVLATPEHLRDEVGARLAEYAGELVDFVLGSVVSSAGSAPPARRSSE; encoded by the coding sequence ATGGCAAGTAATCCTCGGGCGCCGGCAGGAGACACCTCCGGTCTCGGCCGCCCCCGTGATCCCGGGGTGGACCGGCGAGTGCTCCGTGCCGCCGCGGAGGTGTTCGGCGAGAGCGGCTGGGGCAGCTTCACCGTCGACGCGGTGGCCCGCAGGGCAGGCGTCGGCAAGGCGTCGATATACCTGCGCTGGCCCAACAAGGAGGCGTTGCTTTCCGACGCGCTGGCGGCCCTGGTCGGCCGTGTTTCCGACATCGACACCGGTTCGGTGCGCCACGACCTCGTGCGGCTCGCCGAGCAGATGCTGAAGTCCTACTTCGGTGTCTCCGGCCGTGCCACCGTGCGGCTGATGCTGGAAGCCAGCCGCATTCCCGGTGTTTCGCACACCCTGGAGCGGCTGCGGGAGTCGCAGGTGCTCGCTGCGCGGGCGATCGTGCGTCGCGGCATCGCCAGGGCAGAGTTGCGTGAGGACGCCAGCGTGACCCTGCTGCTGGACGCGATCTGCGGTGGCTGCCTCAACCACGTGCTGGCCACACCGGAACACCTCCGCGACGAGGTCGGGGCGCGGCTGGCCGAGTACGCGGGCGAGTTGGTGGACTTCGTGCTCGGCTCGGTGGTCTCCTCGGCCGGTTCGGCTCCTCCCGCACGACGTTCGTCCGAATAG
- a CDS encoding M14 family metallopeptidase, whose amino-acid sequence MGMKRRILVAASGLVLLLAVAAPTSAAPTAAQSNDRAVYEIGAATTAQRTAIAATGVDVLGVRDGTVTIVADAEQAESLRKLGFRPRLTADLDASLAERNPAPRAAADFPAGDEGYHTYAEVTSELEATREEHPAVARLSSVGTSHEGRTLHLLKISDNVAQDEDEPEVLFTCNQHAREHLTTEMCLRIVQRFTDGYGSDETVTALVDSREIYVIPSVNPDGAEYDISGGQYHGWRKNRQGSGTDLNRNWDYRWGCCGGSSGNPGSDTYRGPSPFSAPETAAVADFVDSRVVGGSQQLKAHIDFHSYSELVLWPYGYTYADTAEGMTEQEAQRFADLGRRMAASNGYTPQQSSDLYITDGSVNDWMWGEHKILSYTFEMYPRSGGGLDGFYPPDERIEQETARNDEAVDILLEAAGE is encoded by the coding sequence ATGGGGATGAAACGCCGGATACTCGTCGCGGCCTCCGGGCTTGTGCTGCTGCTGGCCGTAGCCGCACCGACCAGCGCCGCACCGACAGCAGCACAGTCGAACGACCGGGCGGTGTACGAGATCGGCGCGGCAACAACCGCGCAGCGCACCGCGATCGCCGCCACCGGTGTGGATGTGCTCGGGGTGCGCGACGGCACGGTGACGATCGTCGCCGACGCCGAGCAGGCCGAGTCGCTGCGCAAGCTGGGATTTCGGCCCCGGCTCACCGCCGACCTCGACGCCTCGCTCGCAGAGCGCAATCCCGCGCCGCGTGCCGCGGCCGACTTCCCCGCGGGCGACGAGGGTTACCACACCTACGCGGAGGTGACTTCGGAGTTGGAGGCGACGCGGGAAGAACACCCCGCGGTGGCGCGGTTGTCGAGCGTCGGAACCTCCCACGAGGGTCGCACGCTGCACCTGCTCAAGATCAGCGACAACGTGGCGCAGGACGAGGACGAGCCGGAAGTGCTGTTCACGTGCAACCAGCACGCCCGCGAGCATCTGACCACGGAGATGTGCCTGCGGATCGTGCAGCGCTTCACCGACGGCTACGGCAGTGACGAGACCGTCACCGCACTGGTGGACTCGCGGGAGATCTACGTGATCCCCAGCGTCAACCCCGACGGCGCCGAGTACGACATTTCCGGAGGTCAATACCACGGCTGGCGCAAGAACCGGCAGGGCTCGGGCACGGATCTGAACCGCAACTGGGACTACCGGTGGGGCTGCTGTGGCGGTTCCAGCGGTAACCCGGGCTCGGACACCTACCGTGGGCCATCGCCGTTCTCCGCACCGGAGACCGCCGCCGTCGCCGACTTCGTCGACTCGCGTGTGGTCGGCGGCAGCCAGCAGCTCAAGGCGCACATCGATTTCCACAGTTACTCCGAGCTGGTGCTGTGGCCGTACGGCTACACCTACGCCGACACCGCCGAGGGCATGACGGAGCAGGAGGCGCAACGCTTCGCCGACCTCGGCAGGCGAATGGCGGCCAGCAACGGCTACACCCCGCAGCAGTCCAGCGATCTCTACATCACCGACGGTTCGGTCAACGACTGGATGTGGGGCGAGCACAAGATCTTGAGCTACACCTTCGAGATGTATCCCCGAAGCGGTGGCGGGCTGGACGGGTTCTACCCGCCCGACGAGCGCATCGAGCAGGAGACCGCACGCAACGACGAGGCCGTGGACATCCTGCTGGAGGCGGCGGGCGAGTAG
- a CDS encoding AMIN-like domain-containing (lipo)protein: protein MTRAMITVLSVLSVASLALAGCVGPQQAAPPAPTTTTSATVPTATTTPATPTSATRPPAPTRVPTPPAQWSTREVSAPFTGQVPPTPTLVAIRVGAHPANGFDRVALDFRGMPGYRVRYENTVTRDGSGQRVRLPGNAYLQLVFNPAQAHNEQGESTLTSPPVNPVRVGYDELVSYVLNGDYEGYVSLALGLAERNGFVVRQFQRGNGLHTVYVDIARG, encoded by the coding sequence ATGACGCGCGCGATGATCACTGTGCTCTCGGTGCTTTCGGTGGCCTCACTGGCACTCGCCGGATGTGTCGGCCCCCAACAGGCCGCACCACCGGCTCCCACCACGACGACCTCCGCCACGGTCCCCACCGCCACGACCACCCCTGCGACGCCGACATCGGCTACCAGACCACCGGCACCGACCCGGGTGCCGACCCCTCCCGCACAGTGGTCCACCCGCGAGGTGTCCGCACCCTTCACCGGACAGGTCCCACCAACGCCGACGCTGGTGGCCATCCGCGTCGGTGCGCATCCCGCCAACGGTTTCGACAGGGTTGCGCTCGACTTCCGCGGCATGCCCGGCTACCGGGTGCGTTACGAGAACACCGTCACCAGGGACGGCTCCGGGCAGCGGGTGCGCCTTCCCGGCAACGCCTACCTGCAACTGGTGTTCAACCCCGCGCAGGCGCACAACGAGCAGGGCGAGTCCACGCTGACCTCGCCCCCGGTGAACCCGGTGCGGGTCGGCTACGACGAGCTCGTCTCCTACGTCCTCAACGGCGACTACGAGGGCTACGTCTCGCTCGCGCTGGGGCTGGCCGAACGCAACGGGTTCGTCGTCCGGCAGTTCCAACGCGGCAACGGCTTGCACACCGTCTACGTCGACATCGCGCGCGGCTGA
- a CDS encoding MBL fold metallo-hydrolase, translating to MATDPSTGDVSRITVLGTLQRAAWQRKTLPPVERLRGGIWSVPVPIPDNPLRYTLSYLVPSGDGLVVVDPGWDCEEGWQALLAGLEHAGASVGDITGIVATHVHPDHHGLSARLREESGAWIAMHPAERDTLPQRLAASQREHRDGTADWLRVLGAAETDIAQLLGTLGSESDPRGKAMAEPDVLLDDGDLVPVEGRTLRAVWTPGHTPGHLCLQEPDARVLLTGDHVLPRITPNIGMHPASTDAPLRRFLESLDRTAGYDDHAALPAHEYRFRGIAARARQLHLHHAQRCAEILDVVDGLGEPTLWQVAEQLTWSRPWADIGMMRFGAIAETTAHLDYLVGLGDIAWLRPDPTTTTTLRVRRSRAEDSTHRSAR from the coding sequence ATGGCGACTGATCCCAGCACCGGGGACGTCTCGCGGATCACTGTGCTCGGCACGCTGCAGCGCGCGGCGTGGCAGCGCAAGACGCTGCCGCCCGTCGAACGACTGCGTGGCGGCATCTGGTCCGTTCCGGTGCCGATCCCTGACAACCCGCTGCGCTACACGCTCAGCTACCTCGTGCCCAGTGGCGACGGCCTCGTCGTGGTGGACCCGGGGTGGGACTGCGAGGAGGGCTGGCAGGCGCTGCTCGCCGGACTGGAACACGCCGGAGCCTCGGTCGGTGACATCACCGGCATCGTGGCCACCCACGTGCATCCGGACCACCACGGCCTCTCGGCGAGACTGCGCGAGGAGTCCGGGGCGTGGATCGCCATGCACCCGGCCGAGCGAGACACGCTCCCGCAGCGCCTCGCCGCCTCGCAACGCGAACACCGCGACGGCACCGCCGACTGGCTGCGGGTGCTCGGCGCGGCCGAGACCGACATCGCGCAACTGCTGGGCACCCTCGGCTCGGAGTCCGACCCGAGGGGCAAGGCGATGGCCGAACCGGACGTGCTGCTCGACGACGGTGACCTGGTCCCCGTCGAGGGCCGCACACTGCGTGCCGTCTGGACGCCCGGTCACACCCCCGGCCACCTGTGCCTGCAGGAACCGGACGCTCGCGTGCTGCTGACCGGCGACCACGTGCTGCCGCGCATCACACCGAACATCGGCATGCACCCCGCCTCCACCGACGCACCGCTGCGCCGTTTCCTGGAATCGCTGGATCGCACGGCAGGCTACGACGACCACGCCGCACTGCCCGCCCACGAGTACCGGTTCCGGGGCATCGCGGCGCGGGCGCGGCAGCTGCACCTGCACCACGCGCAGCGCTGCGCCGAGATACTGGACGTCGTCGACGGCCTCGGCGAACCGACGCTGTGGCAGGTCGCAGAACAGCTGACCTGGTCGCGACCGTGGGCCGACATCGGGATGATGCGGTTCGGCGCCATCGCGGAAACCACGGCGCACCTGGACTACCTGGTCGGGCTGGGCGACATCGCCTGGCTGCGACCAGATCCCACCACGACCACCACCCTCCGCGTTCGGCGCAGCCGCGCCGAGGACTCGACGCACAGGAGCGCACGATGA
- a CDS encoding choice-of-anchor B family protein: MRAKIATATVALLAAAALGAPTAWAHEQSFDEVSPPTQAERQAELDAAPQGRAKCVNGTAADTYACDNVDMLDHLWLEDLGLSFANDMWGWTDPATGRDYAIVGGTEGTVFVDISTPTDARVVGTLPAHVLDPDRPYWRDIKVYDNHAFVVSEQEPHGMQVFDLTRLRHERGTYTEDAHYAGFGNAHNININTDTGVAYAVGTSTCEGGLHMVDISEPTTPVPAGCYSDHGYIHDTQCVTYAGPDEDYAGREICLNSNAASDGNFVSIVDVTDKAAPVAIARVSYADNGYSHQGWFTPDQRYFLHGDELDELDHGNNTRTRIWDMSDLDNPRHIGSFDNDTTSIDHNIYTERRLAYASNYTSGLRVYHTGEVAEGELKEVGYFDLYPENDNASFEGGTWSNFPYFKRDVIGVSSMDRGLFILKLRN; the protein is encoded by the coding sequence ATGAGAGCGAAGATCGCTACCGCGACTGTCGCGCTGCTGGCGGCGGCCGCCCTCGGTGCGCCGACGGCATGGGCGCACGAGCAGTCGTTCGACGAGGTCTCACCGCCGACACAGGCGGAACGGCAAGCCGAGCTCGACGCCGCGCCGCAGGGTCGGGCGAAGTGCGTCAACGGCACGGCGGCCGACACCTACGCCTGCGACAACGTCGACATGCTCGATCACCTCTGGCTCGAGGACCTGGGGCTCAGCTTCGCCAACGACATGTGGGGCTGGACCGATCCGGCGACCGGCAGGGACTACGCCATCGTCGGCGGTACCGAGGGCACGGTGTTCGTGGACATCAGCACGCCCACCGACGCGCGTGTGGTGGGAACGCTGCCCGCTCACGTGCTCGATCCCGACCGCCCCTACTGGCGCGACATCAAGGTGTACGACAACCACGCCTTCGTCGTGTCCGAGCAGGAGCCACACGGCATGCAGGTCTTCGATCTGACCCGGCTGCGGCACGAGCGGGGCACCTACACCGAAGACGCGCACTACGCCGGATTCGGCAACGCACACAACATCAACATCAACACCGACACCGGTGTCGCCTACGCCGTGGGGACCAGCACGTGCGAAGGCGGGTTGCACATGGTGGACATCTCCGAGCCGACCACGCCGGTGCCCGCCGGGTGCTACTCCGACCACGGCTACATCCACGACACGCAGTGCGTGACCTACGCCGGTCCGGACGAGGACTACGCCGGCCGTGAGATCTGCTTGAACTCCAACGCGGCCTCCGACGGCAACTTCGTGTCCATCGTGGACGTGACCGACAAGGCGGCCCCGGTCGCGATCGCGCGGGTTTCCTACGCCGACAACGGTTACAGCCACCAGGGCTGGTTCACCCCGGATCAGCGGTACTTCCTGCACGGTGACGAGCTCGACGAGCTCGACCACGGCAACAACACAAGGACCCGGATCTGGGATATGTCCGATCTGGACAATCCGAGGCACATCGGGTCGTTCGACAACGACACCACCTCGATCGACCACAACATCTACACCGAACGCCGCCTCGCCTACGCCTCGAACTACACCTCGGGCCTTCGCGTCTACCACACCGGCGAGGTGGCTGAGGGTGAGCTGAAGGAGGTCGGTTACTTCGACCTGTACCCGGAGAACGACAACGCCTCGTTCGAGGGTGGCACGTGGAGCAACTTCCCGTACTTCAAGCGGGACGTGATCGGTGTCAGCAGCATGGATCGCGGGTTGTTCATCCTCAAGTTGAGGAACTGA